The following coding sequences lie in one Cyanobacterium sp. Dongsha4 genomic window:
- a CDS encoding YggT family protein: protein MNIAIIASVILGILLLIMTVLFIFRIILTWYPNIDLTQFPYSLAYIPTEPFLAFTRKIVPPLGGIDISPVIWLGIITLLREILLGQQGIITLALRGM from the coding sequence ATGAATATTGCTATCATTGCCAGTGTGATTCTCGGTATTCTTTTACTAATTATGACGGTGTTGTTTATTTTCCGTATAATTCTCACTTGGTATCCTAACATTGATCTAACTCAATTTCCTTACAGTTTAGCTTATATACCTACTGAGCCTTTTTTAGCTTTTACCAGAAAAATAGTGCCTCCTTTGGGAGGTATTGACATCAGCCCTGTTATTTGGTTGGGGATTATAACTCTGTTACGAGAAATTTTACTAGGTCAACAAGGTATTATTACTTTAGCCTTAAGGGGAATGTAG
- the ldpA gene encoding circadian clock protein LdpA: protein MSYSPFYSLQEGNWFKLICGASYQHLPSIRNLALIYTLAGADCIDMAADKAVIHSALEGIKKAQDLFLKARKKGYDSHFSPFIMVSINDGEDPHFRKAYFNPNLCPTDCPRPCESICPADAITFSSIYRGVKSDLCYGCGRCLPICPLDLIQTESIFITIDTIVEWLDILPIDAIEIHTQEGHFSQFVSVWKKLQPHLSKLKVIAISCPYTPNIMDYLQKISDFITPLKIPLIWQTDGRPMSGDIGEGTTHLTIKYAQKLMNSNLKGFIQLAGGTNEYTIKKLSELNLTSRVAGIAFGSKGRKIIADVLQELENISTTNQIENYPDLLWKGVEIASSLVSPLKLASVS from the coding sequence ATGTCTTATTCTCCGTTTTATTCTTTACAAGAAGGTAATTGGTTCAAGTTGATTTGTGGTGCAAGTTATCAACATTTGCCTTCTATTCGTAATTTAGCACTAATTTATACTCTTGCAGGAGCAGATTGTATTGATATGGCGGCGGATAAGGCTGTAATTCATAGTGCATTGGAAGGAATAAAAAAAGCACAAGATTTATTTTTAAAGGCAAGAAAAAAAGGCTATGATTCTCATTTTTCCCCCTTTATAATGGTCAGTATTAATGATGGTGAAGACCCTCATTTTCGCAAAGCCTACTTTAATCCTAACCTTTGTCCTACAGATTGTCCTCGCCCTTGTGAGTCAATTTGCCCGGCGGATGCTATTACATTTTCTTCTATTTATCGGGGGGTAAAGTCGGATTTATGTTATGGTTGTGGTCGTTGTTTACCGATTTGCCCTCTTGATTTAATCCAAACTGAATCTATTTTTATTACTATTGATACTATTGTGGAATGGTTAGATATTTTACCTATAGATGCGATCGAAATTCATACTCAGGAAGGACATTTCTCTCAATTTGTATCTGTTTGGAAAAAATTACAGCCCCATTTATCTAAATTAAAAGTAATTGCCATTAGTTGTCCTTATACACCCAATATAATGGATTATTTACAAAAGATTTCTGATTTTATTACTCCTTTGAAAATTCCCTTAATTTGGCAGACGGATGGGCGCCCTATGAGTGGCGATATAGGAGAAGGCACAACCCATTTAACCATTAAATATGCTCAGAAATTAATGAATAGCAATCTGAAAGGATTTATACAGTTAGCAGGAGGGACAAACGAATATACTATCAAAAAATTGTCTGAATTAAATTTAACTTCTAGGGTGGCGGGAATTGCTTTTGGCAGTAAGGGAAGAAAAATTATTGCTGATGTGTTACAAGAGCTGGAAAATATTTCTACTACTAATCAAATAGAAAATTACCCCGATTTACTGTGGAAGGGGGTTGAAATAGCTAGTAGTTTGGTGTCACCCTTGAAATTAGCTTCTGTAAGTTAA
- a CDS encoding GldG family protein yields the protein MSIFFKKKKFWSLRSAEVTTNALISTFSVIIILVLVNFLGIKYSWKFDFTENKLYTLSPQTQEVIKNLQEPLQVYVFDSPPNNFDRQLLNNYARYNDLFSFQFVDPQVNLNLTQKFQVDRIGDVYLEWRDRTQLVQTVSPESRLTEEKLTKAIVKIQKQTQAVVYIIQGHGEANIENQGQSSFSQAVKNLQDMGYIVNPLNLGESPLIPPDADVLIVSSSDRELLSGEINTIKQYLERGGNLMVMYNALSPTSLESILEEWGINFNDTLVVDSSGTGEILGLGPSITIITDYGQHPITQDFNNGLTIFPWARPIITENKDNIETIPLLITNSQSWGESNLEGETVEFDPTKDIQGPLNIGVALSKKNDVIADNPNNITENLTPSQESGLNPEEELPRVEGETDLPMPPTMKTPSPITNNNDANRINKTSAETRLLVIGNSNFATDGWISQQLNSDFFLNSVAWLANEDETNLSIRPKESVNRRFNLTPLQANLISWLAIFIIPALGFIAAIAQRQLRQ from the coding sequence ATGTCTATATTTTTCAAAAAGAAAAAATTTTGGTCTTTAAGAAGTGCGGAAGTGACAACTAATGCTTTAATTTCAACTTTCTCGGTAATTATAATATTAGTATTAGTTAATTTTTTAGGCATTAAATATTCTTGGAAATTCGACTTTACAGAGAACAAATTATATACTCTTTCTCCTCAAACTCAAGAAGTAATAAAAAATCTTCAAGAGCCTTTACAAGTCTATGTTTTTGATTCTCCACCAAATAATTTTGATCGCCAATTATTAAATAATTATGCTCGTTATAATGACCTATTTTCTTTTCAATTTGTCGATCCTCAAGTCAATCTTAATCTAACACAAAAATTCCAAGTTGATCGCATCGGTGATGTTTATTTAGAATGGCGCGATCGCACTCAATTAGTACAAACTGTCTCTCCTGAAAGTAGATTAACAGAAGAAAAATTAACCAAAGCCATAGTTAAAATACAAAAACAAACTCAGGCAGTAGTGTATATAATACAAGGTCACGGAGAAGCAAATATTGAAAATCAAGGACAAAGTAGCTTTTCTCAAGCAGTGAAGAATCTTCAGGATATGGGCTATATTGTCAATCCCCTTAACTTGGGAGAATCTCCTCTCATTCCCCCCGATGCCGATGTATTAATTGTTAGTAGTAGTGATAGAGAATTATTATCAGGAGAAATAAACACGATTAAACAATATTTAGAGCGGGGAGGTAACTTGATGGTAATGTATAATGCTCTAAGCCCTACCAGTTTAGAGAGTATATTGGAAGAATGGGGTATAAATTTTAATGATACTCTAGTGGTTGACTCATCAGGCACAGGAGAAATTCTAGGCTTAGGCCCCTCCATCACTATCATCACTGATTATGGGCAACATCCCATAACCCAAGATTTTAACAATGGTTTGACGATTTTTCCTTGGGCAAGACCCATTATTACAGAAAACAAAGATAATATTGAAACAATCCCCCTATTAATTACTAATAGTCAATCTTGGGGAGAAAGTAATTTAGAAGGAGAAACAGTGGAGTTTGATCCCACAAAAGACATACAAGGGCCTTTAAATATAGGTGTTGCCTTAAGCAAAAAAAATGATGTTATTGCCGATAACCCTAACAACATAACAGAAAATCTCACTCCCTCTCAAGAATCTGGCTTAAATCCAGAGGAAGAATTACCTAGGGTAGAAGGAGAAACAGATTTACCGATGCCACCTACCATGAAAACTCCCTCTCCTATTACCAATAATAATGATGCAAACCGCATAAATAAAACATCTGCCGAGACGAGACTATTAGTTATTGGCAATTCAAATTTTGCAACGGATGGTTGGATTTCTCAGCAACTTAACAGTGATTTCTTTCTTAATAGTGTTGCTTGGTTAGCTAATGAAGATGAAACTAATTTATCTATTCGCCCGAAAGAATCTGTTAATCGTCGTTTTAATCTTACCCCTTTACAAGCCAATTTGATTTCATGGTTAGCCATTTTTATTATACCTGCTCTCGGTTTCATAGCTGCGATCGCACAAAGGCAACTTCGTCAGTGA